A region from the Solibacillus sp. FSL H8-0523 genome encodes:
- a CDS encoding HAD family hydrolase, whose product MKRAVFLDRDGVINEVLTDRVKFVNEPNQLYFLPGVEEAIKSLNEYFDYVFVVTNQGGIGLGYMKEKQLHKIHDYMIVELEKKGATIHEVAYCPHKPKARCACRKPNSKMILDLGEKYKIDLEKSYMVGDTDTDIQAGKKAGTRTVYIGESDPLADAVCPNLKEAAQWIIRDIKNDKK is encoded by the coding sequence TTGAAAAGGGCAGTTTTTTTAGATCGAGATGGCGTAATAAATGAAGTGCTAACGGATCGAGTTAAATTTGTAAACGAACCGAATCAATTATATTTTTTACCTGGTGTAGAAGAAGCAATTAAAAGTTTAAATGAGTATTTTGATTATGTGTTTGTCGTAACAAATCAAGGTGGAATTGGATTAGGTTATATGAAGGAAAAGCAGTTACATAAAATTCATGACTATATGATCGTTGAACTGGAGAAAAAGGGAGCAACAATTCATGAGGTTGCCTATTGTCCGCATAAACCAAAGGCTAGATGTGCATGTAGAAAACCAAATAGCAAAATGATTTTAGATTTAGGCGAAAAATACAAAATTGATCTTGAAAAATCATATATGGTTGGAGATACGGATACGGATATTCAGGCAGGTAAAAAAGCAGGTACAAGAACCGTTTATATTGGCGAGAGTGATCCATTAGCAGATGCAGTGTGTCCAAATCTAAAAGAGGCAGCACAATGGATTATTCGTGATATTAAAAATGATAAGAAATAA
- a CDS encoding GNAT family N-acetyltransferase: MLVRKAIGKEDALKIISVMTNAENSGFMLFAPGERRMEEDSICKFINSINNAPKSGIFIAVEEEEILGYLMIKGENLSRTSHRASIAIGVHSNSRGIGVGTILFEYIINWAKQEQIHRLELTVIENNVQAIHLYKKMGFEIEGIKKDSLQINDSYVNELYMSKLL, from the coding sequence ATGTTGGTAAGAAAAGCTATTGGGAAAGAAGATGCATTAAAAATTATTTCAGTTATGACAAATGCAGAAAATTCGGGTTTCATGTTATTTGCACCTGGTGAAAGACGCATGGAGGAGGATTCAATTTGCAAATTTATAAATTCAATTAATAATGCGCCGAAATCTGGGATTTTTATTGCTGTAGAAGAGGAAGAAATTTTAGGTTACCTTATGATAAAAGGCGAAAATTTGTCGCGTACATCTCATCGTGCTTCCATTGCAATCGGGGTCCACTCGAATAGTAGAGGAATAGGTGTGGGAACAATACTTTTTGAATACATTATAAATTGGGCAAAACAAGAGCAAATTCATCGATTGGAATTAACAGTAATCGAGAATAATGTACAAGCCATTCATCTATACAAAAAAATGGGCTTTGAAATAGAAGGTATCAAAAAAGATTCACTACAAATAAATGATTCTTATGTAAACGAATTATACATGTCTAAATTACTTTAA
- a CDS encoding CarD family transcriptional regulator, protein MEVDYLFQIGENIIYPMYGAGIIKGVEEKEISGEKHQCYIIKMSIGNMQITIPTDKILSSSIRPVTDIIELKRIIHIFQHGVSDKLLPWRQRHKVNTDKVKTGKIQECAEVVRDLMRMKKEKALNTSEKEMLAHAYEFLISELGLIKGITENQIKSFC, encoded by the coding sequence ATGGAGGTGGATTATTTGTTTCAAATTGGCGAAAACATTATTTATCCAATGTACGGAGCAGGTATAATTAAAGGTGTAGAAGAAAAGGAAATATCAGGGGAAAAACATCAGTGCTATATCATAAAAATGTCAATCGGTAATATGCAAATCACGATTCCTACTGATAAAATATTGAGTTCAAGTATACGCCCTGTTACTGACATAATTGAATTAAAACGCATCATACACATTTTTCAGCATGGAGTATCAGATAAATTACTACCGTGGAGACAAAGACATAAAGTGAACACGGACAAAGTAAAAACGGGTAAAATACAAGAATGTGCTGAAGTTGTACGTGATTTAATGCGTATGAAGAAAGAAAAAGCATTAAATACAAGCGAAAAAGAAATGTTAGCTCACGCATATGAATTTTTGATTAGTGAACTAGGATTAATTAAAGGGATTACTGAAAATCAAATAAAAAGTTTCTGTTAA
- a CDS encoding DJ-1/PfpI family protein has product MKKTAVLIYPNFSEYELTTALSILMQGAKPISIISIDSEPVRGESGLTVIADLTINQINYEEFDSLLLTGCMDIFDILTNTTYTDFIKKISNQDNFIIASISSSPALLAKAGLLKNKNFTVGLLEEARRKSGLFEDANYLGELVVQDGNIITAWGSAFIQFGILFGKALNLQFEEGWYHK; this is encoded by the coding sequence ATGAAAAAAACAGCGGTTCTCATATATCCTAATTTTAGTGAATATGAATTAACGACAGCTTTATCTATTTTAATGCAAGGTGCCAAGCCTATAAGTATTATTTCGATAGATAGTGAACCGGTTAGAGGAGAGTCTGGTTTAACAGTAATTGCAGATTTAACAATTAATCAAATAAATTATGAAGAATTTGATAGTCTTTTATTAACTGGATGTATGGATATTTTCGATATTCTTACAAATACTACATATACAGACTTCATTAAAAAAATTTCAAATCAGGATAATTTCATAATTGCTAGTATTTCAAGTTCACCTGCTTTACTTGCAAAAGCGGGATTATTAAAGAATAAAAACTTTACAGTTGGTTTACTAGAAGAGGCAAGAAGAAAATCGGGATTATTCGAAGATGCAAATTATTTAGGTGAATTAGTTGTGCAAGATGGGAACATTATAACTGCGTGGGGATCTGCGTTTATTCAATTTGGTATTCTATTTGGAAAAGCATTGAATCTTCAATTTGAAGAAGGCTGGTATCATAAATAA
- a CDS encoding GNAT family N-acetyltransferase has translation MLIRNYTQNDEQGWLRCRVLSFLNTAYYDNVLKEKEVYENPSIELVAIMDNQVVGLIDIEYETEPKSVCTSKDSLGGMIWHIAVHPDYQRKGIGEKLLEAAIEEAKNYNLTYLEAWTRDDVWVQTWYEKMNFEQTTSYYHLYLEGNEIKSLSLSKRTSFYPVTVFAHYTGNDIEEFESLKRKHLCVCYVKEVL, from the coding sequence ATGTTAATTCGAAATTATACTCAAAATGATGAACAAGGTTGGCTCCGCTGCCGGGTTTTGTCATTTTTAAATACCGCCTATTATGACAATGTTCTAAAGGAAAAAGAAGTATATGAAAACCCTTCAATTGAATTAGTAGCTATCATGGATAACCAAGTTGTAGGGTTAATTGATATTGAATATGAAACAGAGCCAAAGTCAGTTTGTACTTCAAAAGACAGTTTAGGTGGAATGATTTGGCATATTGCGGTTCATCCAGACTATCAACGCAAGGGAATTGGAGAAAAGCTACTAGAAGCAGCAATTGAGGAAGCCAAAAACTATAATTTAACGTATTTAGAAGCTTGGACAAGGGATGATGTGTGGGTGCAAACGTGGTATGAGAAAATGAATTTTGAACAAACAACTTCTTACTATCATTTATATTTAGAAGGAAATGAAATAAAGTCCCTTTCACTTTCAAAGCGTACAAGCTTTTATCCTGTTACAGTGTTTGCACATTATACAGGGAACGACATAGAAGAGTTTGAAAGTCTTAAAAGGAAACACCTTTGTGTTTGTTATGTTAAAGAAGTCTTATAA
- a CDS encoding HIRAN domain-containing protein has protein sequence MNQLLNFILKVTAISAVIFWVLMLLGFLMDSESIGLVTGIIILIILGIPTFLLYKKAFQKKANHTQHRTYERPTYSASKNIDIQKRNETFDDLRVEAEVATPVEIHKKQEYKPTQTSKQEKAIPTPTVDSRRFTFNVAGVTQHNDKNRDIQKLLRRFGKLYCEENLIELYGGFTNKDILEYVFEVSEFVDLEFKDNEISFVPEPTNEYDPNAIKVFIDYGNEEIHHIGYVPKKHTAELKNLLDSKNVLAITACYVGGKIKEIDYDLEKDKDIVVTNELTSGVKVEIKYK, from the coding sequence TTGAATCAATTATTAAACTTTATTTTAAAAGTTACTGCTATTAGCGCAGTCATATTTTGGGTCCTTATGCTACTAGGTTTTTTAATGGATAGTGAGAGCATTGGATTAGTAACCGGTATAATCATTTTAATAATTTTAGGTATACCAACCTTTCTTTTATACAAAAAAGCATTTCAAAAGAAGGCAAATCATACACAGCATCGAACTTATGAGCGTCCTACATACTCCGCTTCAAAGAACATCGATATACAAAAAAGGAACGAAACTTTTGATGATTTACGAGTAGAAGCTGAAGTAGCAACACCAGTAGAAATACACAAAAAGCAGGAATACAAACCTACACAAACCAGCAAACAAGAAAAAGCGATCCCAACACCAACAGTCGACTCAAGACGTTTTACATTTAATGTTGCTGGCGTAACGCAGCACAATGATAAAAATAGAGATATTCAAAAACTACTGCGACGTTTCGGGAAATTGTATTGTGAAGAAAACTTAATAGAACTTTACGGTGGATTTACGAATAAAGATATATTAGAATATGTTTTTGAAGTATCAGAATTTGTAGATTTAGAGTTTAAGGACAATGAAATTTCATTTGTTCCTGAGCCAACAAACGAATACGATCCAAACGCAATAAAAGTATTTATTGATTATGGCAATGAAGAAATACATCATATCGGATACGTTCCTAAAAAACATACAGCGGAATTAAAAAATCTATTAGATTCTAAAAACGTGCTGGCTATAACTGCTTGTTATGTAGGTGGGAAGATTAAAGAAATCGACTATGATTTAGAAAAAGATAAAGATATAGTAGTCACTAATGAATTAACGTCGGGTGTAAAAGTAGAAATTAAATACAAATAA
- a CDS encoding aminoglycoside phosphotransferase family protein: MNFKGKLIATGNTANLYLWNNKIVKIFKGNPPSTESFYEAKKQEYAFSCGLNVPKVLEVRKINGIQAIIMEYINGETLGHHLLKNLNEAERYLNILVNIQKKIHEVKVESDEIEPMDIKVHRKIESAPSLNLRQKKALFSRLNSLKYEPRLCHGDLHPFNLIMNEDIVSIIDWVDASAGDIRADVCRSYLLLSQHSIDLAELYLKLYCTNINISKSEILQWMPVSAGAMLDERLSCEKNKRLMNIVNQFCDGKSSNDLL; the protein is encoded by the coding sequence ATGAATTTTAAAGGAAAACTAATTGCTACCGGGAATACAGCCAATCTATATTTATGGAATAATAAAATAGTAAAGATATTTAAAGGAAATCCACCATCTACTGAATCGTTTTATGAAGCTAAGAAACAAGAGTATGCATTTTCCTGTGGACTTAATGTTCCTAAAGTCTTAGAGGTTAGAAAGATAAACGGAATACAGGCAATAATAATGGAATACATTAACGGTGAAACCTTGGGACATCATCTATTAAAAAATCTAAATGAGGCTGAGCGATATCTTAATATCCTTGTTAATATTCAAAAAAAAATTCATGAAGTCAAGGTAGAATCAGATGAAATTGAACCTATGGATATAAAAGTTCACCGTAAGATTGAATCGGCTCCATCTCTAAATCTAAGACAAAAAAAGGCGTTATTTAGTAGGTTAAATTCTTTAAAGTATGAACCTAGACTATGCCATGGTGATCTGCATCCATTTAATCTAATTATGAACGAAGATATAGTTAGTATTATTGATTGGGTAGATGCAAGTGCAGGGGACATTCGTGCAGACGTATGTCGTTCATATTTATTGTTATCTCAGCATTCCATTGATTTAGCTGAGTTATATTTAAAATTATATTGTACTAATATAAACATATCCAAAAGTGAAATACTCCAATGGATGCCAGTCAGTGCAGGAGCAATGTTAGACGAAAGGTTGTCTTGTGAAAAAAATAAACGACTAATGAACATTGTCAATCAGTTTTGTGATGGAAAAAGCTCTAATGACTTGCTCTAA
- a CDS encoding sigma-70 family RNA polymerase sigma factor — MEHYIQQALAGDEIAIAHLTTLHKPRLLAKAYTYMKNKQDAEDIVQETFIKAFAALPQLKEPNYFATWLYKILMRESLFALKKKERTKLLESEIMQQLQLLDQENSDDYSTLHQAVASLKKDYQTAIVLHYFYDFKVFEIAEMLGKPNNTIKMHLHRGRKALRLKLEKKMQQPLQKKDVKRMLKAQLFELAKNFAKVPTNYELELEDYQEHGIASFMWKGQSKDEGVFVRLDDKGRLDDFAKNPTIQGPQLSEQLKLEIAEQLLREQYPEALSYYTLIEQNKKEASTSFKFGQVVGGLPLNRFYCLMEVTDPGEVVNFTYTGYMENPPQMPTELYPTERILKALYEEEWTLSATSFNQKYDSVSASGIYAIYDSALLKQAYDAVSGKPLFEYDDERKPSYVPFPKVEALPKKDTIEEIFGINEQWEQYEEESMDEAYEELNWRSKGWQDSEGKSYEHLMKNKFENRVKAKVDKRTKRLDSFIWFAEIEGEAKLSEEECLQIAAQFIQTYYPEYTPYLHVEIKDEEDIEENRAFFRFVVQKNGFFVENEFFHMNISKKTGDILMFLAPNIAVEDIEKFESKAIKPIKELLPLKDLKVQLEWDKVYGKTKQDEVEMRVIYRIQMTDGAFIKGVNAGSGEVIYSVI; from the coding sequence ATGGAGCACTACATACAACAAGCACTTGCCGGAGATGAGATTGCAATCGCGCATTTAACAACGCTGCATAAACCGAGATTACTCGCTAAAGCATATACATATATGAAAAATAAGCAGGATGCGGAAGATATTGTGCAAGAAACGTTCATCAAAGCATTCGCGGCGCTACCTCAGCTGAAGGAGCCGAATTATTTTGCGACGTGGCTCTACAAAATATTGATGCGAGAAAGTCTTTTTGCGTTAAAAAAGAAGGAGCGCACAAAGCTGTTAGAGTCAGAAATCATGCAACAGCTTCAGCTACTCGATCAGGAAAATAGTGATGATTATAGCACTTTACATCAAGCCGTTGCAAGCTTAAAAAAAGACTACCAAACGGCGATTGTCTTGCATTACTTTTATGATTTTAAAGTATTTGAAATCGCGGAAATGCTCGGAAAGCCTAATAACACGATTAAAATGCATCTGCACCGCGGGAGAAAAGCGCTACGCCTAAAGCTAGAGAAAAAAATGCAACAGCCATTACAAAAAAAGGACGTGAAACGCATGTTAAAAGCGCAATTATTTGAGTTAGCAAAAAACTTTGCAAAGGTACCTACAAACTATGAGTTAGAGCTTGAAGACTATCAGGAGCACGGAATCGCTTCGTTCATGTGGAAAGGGCAAAGCAAGGATGAAGGCGTTTTTGTTCGATTAGATGACAAAGGACGACTGGATGATTTTGCGAAAAATCCAACGATACAAGGGCCACAGCTTTCAGAACAACTTAAGCTTGAAATTGCCGAGCAGCTGCTACGTGAACAATACCCGGAAGCACTTTCATACTATACACTTATAGAACAAAATAAAAAAGAAGCGAGTACAAGCTTTAAGTTTGGCCAAGTAGTGGGCGGTCTTCCATTAAACAGATTTTATTGTCTAATGGAGGTGACCGATCCAGGCGAGGTGGTAAATTTTACCTATACAGGCTATATGGAAAATCCGCCTCAAATGCCAACGGAGCTTTATCCGACAGAACGTATTTTAAAAGCGTTGTACGAGGAGGAGTGGACGCTAAGTGCTACAAGCTTTAATCAAAAATACGATTCTGTTTCAGCGTCAGGTATTTATGCAATCTATGACTCAGCGCTATTAAAGCAGGCGTATGATGCGGTGAGCGGTAAACCGTTATTTGAGTATGATGATGAGCGAAAGCCAAGCTATGTGCCGTTTCCAAAGGTAGAAGCACTGCCGAAAAAAGACACAATAGAAGAAATTTTTGGCATCAATGAGCAGTGGGAGCAATATGAAGAAGAAAGTATGGATGAGGCGTATGAAGAGCTCAACTGGCGCTCTAAAGGCTGGCAAGATTCTGAGGGGAAATCCTACGAGCATTTAATGAAAAATAAATTTGAAAATCGGGTAAAGGCAAAAGTGGACAAACGTACGAAGCGCTTGGATAGTTTCATTTGGTTTGCTGAAATTGAAGGTGAGGCGAAGCTTTCTGAAGAGGAATGTTTACAAATTGCCGCACAGTTTATTCAAACGTACTATCCGGAGTATACACCATATTTACATGTAGAGATAAAAGATGAAGAGGACATAGAGGAAAACCGCGCCTTTTTCCGATTTGTAGTGCAGAAGAATGGATTTTTCGTTGAAAATGAATTTTTCCATATGAATATTAGTAAAAAAACGGGCGATATTTTGATGTTTTTAGCACCGAATATAGCGGTTGAAGATATCGAAAAGTTTGAGTCAAAAGCGATTAAGCCTATTAAAGAATTGCTGCCACTAAAAGACTTAAAAGTGCAACTGGAGTGGGACAAGGTGTACGGGAAAACAAAGCAGGATGAGGTCGAGATGCGTGTTATTTACCGTATTCAGATGACGGACGGTGCTTTTATTAAAGGGGTTAATGCGGGAAGCGGAGAGGTTATTTATAGTGTAATATAA
- a CDS encoding amino acid permease: MGKKASGVKDETASLPWWQLSLIGVGCIIGTGFFLASSIAIKMTGPSIILAFIMAATATYIVYEALAKMSVKDPQKGSFRTYAKKAYGRWAGFSSGWVYWCSEILIIGSQLTAISLLTRFWFPNVKLWIFASIYAVLGLIVLFIGAKAFGKLESVFAVMKIAAILMFIVIAILALTGVIGGNSNANMPGTVKGFFPNGFIGFWSALIFAFYAHAGIEVMGIMAIHLKKKEDAPKSGKVMLGLLGIIYVTALSLALLLKPYDKFKENKSPFVEALSGIHNIEFFPHVFTAAIIIAGFSTMSASLFSVTTILVTISEDGDAPKIFSQQKKKKFKMPLPAIMLTTTGLVLSIVTSLLLPDKVYEYITTAAALMLLYNWLFILVMYHRLIEPTTSDKVKRIIGMILVVSAVSGTLFHQTSRPGFFISLVFLRVIGSIVFFMRKKWEKEEPQNNA; encoded by the coding sequence ATGGGAAAAAAAGCGTCGGGTGTTAAGGACGAAACAGCTAGCCTTCCATGGTGGCAATTATCCCTGATCGGGGTAGGTTGTATCATTGGTACAGGGTTTTTCCTGGCATCCAGTATTGCGATTAAAATGACAGGTCCATCTATAATCCTAGCCTTTATAATGGCGGCAACGGCAACGTATATCGTGTATGAAGCATTAGCTAAAATGTCTGTCAAAGATCCACAGAAAGGGTCTTTTCGGACGTATGCGAAAAAAGCGTATGGGCGTTGGGCTGGTTTTAGCAGTGGTTGGGTTTACTGGTGTTCAGAGATATTAATTATTGGCAGTCAGCTTACTGCCATTTCGCTATTAACTAGGTTTTGGTTTCCTAACGTTAAGTTGTGGATATTCGCATCCATTTATGCAGTTCTCGGTCTCATTGTTCTGTTTATCGGGGCAAAAGCATTTGGAAAATTAGAAAGCGTATTTGCGGTCATGAAAATTGCTGCAATTTTGATGTTTATTGTAATTGCGATTTTAGCGCTGACGGGGGTAATTGGCGGGAATTCAAATGCTAACATGCCCGGGACTGTAAAGGGATTTTTCCCGAATGGTTTCATCGGATTTTGGAGCGCTCTTATATTCGCTTTTTATGCTCATGCTGGCATTGAAGTAATGGGCATCATGGCCATCCATCTTAAAAAGAAAGAGGATGCGCCTAAATCGGGTAAAGTTATGTTAGGCCTGCTTGGCATCATTTATGTTACCGCACTTTCGTTGGCGCTATTACTGAAGCCATACGATAAGTTCAAAGAAAACAAAAGCCCGTTTGTTGAGGCTTTATCAGGTATCCATAATATCGAATTTTTCCCGCATGTGTTTACTGCAGCCATTATTATTGCAGGGTTTTCAACGATGTCTGCATCCCTTTTTTCGGTTACCACAATCCTTGTAACAATATCTGAAGACGGGGACGCTCCGAAAATTTTTAGTCAACAAAAGAAAAAGAAATTCAAAATGCCACTACCTGCAATTATGTTAACAACAACGGGACTTGTCCTTTCGATTGTTACTTCTTTGTTATTGCCTGATAAAGTGTACGAATATATAACGACCGCTGCGGCCTTAATGCTTCTTTATAATTGGCTTTTTATTTTAGTCATGTATCACAGGCTAATTGAACCGACCACTTCAGATAAAGTAAAAAGAATTATTGGCATGATACTAGTCGTTTCAGCAGTTAGTGGAACACTCTTCCACCAAACAAGTCGTCCAGGCTTTTTTATCAGTCTAGTATTCCTGCGAGTAATCGGGAGTATAGTCTTTTTTATGCGAAAAAAATGGGAGAAGGAAGAACCTCAAAATAACGCGTGA
- a CDS encoding L-histidine N(alpha)-methyltransferase, whose amino-acid sequence METTQWQRQDVTKHYLEQVRGGIPFGAEQINVMLQVIKHFTPNVHTVIDLGCGNGFLGKVLLDTYKNANALFIDHSEPMVEQAKEYLAAYQNQCTVIHADFSESLSNFVAPNSVDCIVSGFAIHHLPHEKKKKLYAEIYTLLKDGGIFINIEHTASATEKLESLYDEQFVQHLANYNHQSVEEVAAEYNSRPDKQDNILQRVDIQVNWLREIGYQHADCYFKWFELAVFSGVK is encoded by the coding sequence ATGGAAACAACACAATGGCAAAGACAAGATGTAACGAAGCACTATTTAGAACAAGTGAGAGGAGGAATTCCATTTGGAGCAGAACAAATTAATGTAATGCTTCAAGTAATCAAGCATTTCACTCCGAATGTTCACACGGTAATTGATTTAGGATGTGGGAACGGATTTTTAGGGAAGGTACTTTTAGATACATATAAAAATGCAAATGCCCTATTTATCGACCATTCTGAACCAATGGTTGAACAAGCAAAAGAATATTTAGCTGCTTATCAAAATCAATGTACTGTAATCCACGCTGATTTTAGCGAATCATTAAGTAATTTTGTTGCGCCAAATTCAGTGGATTGTATCGTTTCAGGCTTTGCAATTCACCATTTACCTCATGAAAAAAAGAAGAAACTTTATGCTGAAATTTATACTTTATTAAAAGATGGTGGCATTTTTATAAATATTGAGCATACTGCTTCAGCTACAGAAAAATTAGAAAGCTTATATGATGAACAATTCGTTCAGCACTTAGCGAATTATAATCATCAATCAGTTGAAGAAGTAGCTGCCGAATACAATAGCCGTCCAGACAAACAGGATAATATATTACAACGTGTCGATATTCAAGTAAATTGGTTAAGAGAGATTGGCTATCAACATGCAGATTGTTATTTTAAATGGTTTGAGCTTGCTGTGTTTAGTGGCGTAAAATAA
- a CDS encoding cAMP-binding protein has product MGKKVSKANHGKTGVELISEAFGMSKNDSEALLAQASEVQTTDIPLGKDDVYARDSTTTTLNNLHEDNTSAILDRNGPR; this is encoded by the coding sequence ATGGGGAAGAAAGTTTCGAAGGCGAATCATGGAAAAACAGGAGTCGAACTAATAAGTGAAGCATTTGGCATGTCAAAAAACGATAGCGAAGCATTATTAGCACAGGCGTCGGAAGTTCAAACTACCGATATTCCTTTAGGGAAAGATGATGTATACGCAAGGGATAGTACTACAACAACTTTGAACAACTTACATGAAGATAATACATCTGCCATTTTAGATCGAAATGGGCCGAGGTAA
- a CDS encoding GNAT family protein, protein MMQHYIENFLTGKRIVLCKITKDDYENFYAIEDVVESRLLMNDDIPFPPTISDHEKFLSEVNPEKDEYIFGIELKDKKIFIGTISIYSVNWKNSTCHVGVSIGTEYQGKGFGTDSMKILIDFIFNYMNLNKVKLQVFSFNKRAVASYEKCGFSLDGTLKEELFRFGKNGKYIDLAPDGRIVSFGTT, encoded by the coding sequence ATGATGCAGCATTATATTGAAAATTTTTTAACAGGTAAGAGAATCGTTTTATGTAAAATTACAAAAGATGATTATGAAAATTTCTATGCAATTGAAGATGTTGTGGAAAGTCGATTATTAATGAATGATGATATTCCATTTCCGCCAACTATAAGTGACCATGAAAAGTTTCTAAGTGAAGTAAACCCTGAAAAGGATGAATATATATTCGGAATTGAGCTGAAAGATAAAAAAATCTTTATTGGAACAATATCTATTTACTCAGTGAATTGGAAAAACAGTACTTGTCATGTCGGTGTTTCTATTGGAACCGAATACCAAGGAAAAGGCTTTGGAACAGATTCTATGAAAATATTGATTGACTTTATATTTAATTATATGAATTTAAATAAAGTGAAGCTTCAGGTATTTAGTTTCAATAAAAGAGCAGTTGCCTCTTATGAAAAATGTGGGTTTTCTTTGGATGGGACTTTAAAAGAGGAACTATTTAGGTTTGGAAAAAATGGGAAATACATTGATCTTGCTCCAGATGGTAGAATTGTATCTTTCGGAACAACTTGA
- a CDS encoding cysteine hydrolase family protein has translation MKQMLLIIDVQQELIDGNQEVSPIFYKQQLVSNVNKVIEMAREANVPVVFVRDLDVAKGKGDGFQIHNEINVPTGAKIFDKSATNAFYGTGLLEYLKSQQIKHIVIMGCETQHCIDSAVRTATISGFDVTLVGDGHSTVGNDVLSAEQIIKHHNTTLHGHYNVDHFSVVRNSSEDLFYPTHDSYR, from the coding sequence TTGAAACAAATGCTATTAATCATTGATGTACAGCAAGAACTAATTGATGGGAATCAAGAAGTGAGTCCGATTTTTTATAAACAGCAGCTTGTTAGCAATGTTAATAAAGTGATTGAAATGGCAAGAGAAGCAAATGTTCCTGTTGTGTTTGTAAGGGATCTTGATGTTGCTAAAGGAAAAGGCGATGGATTTCAAATACACAATGAAATCAATGTTCCCACTGGAGCAAAGATTTTTGATAAATCTGCAACAAACGCCTTTTATGGAACAGGGCTTCTAGAGTATTTAAAGTCACAACAAATTAAACACATTGTGATTATGGGCTGTGAAACACAGCACTGTATAGATAGCGCGGTTAGAACAGCAACTATAAGCGGATTTGATGTAACATTAGTAGGTGACGGGCATTCAACAGTGGGCAATGATGTTTTAAGTGCAGAACAAATCATAAAACATCATAATACTACACTTCACGGCCACTATAATGTTGATCATTTTTCAGTTGTCAGAAATTCTAGTGAAGACTTGTTTTATCCAACTCACGATTCCTATAGGTAA
- a CDS encoding SDR family oxidoreductase has protein sequence MKRLMNKIAIVTGASRVMGIGTAICRELAKEGADIFFTHWSNYDRQMKYFNDDDSVWSQHLMEEIRSFGVRCESMELDLSQSDAPRKLLDEVNERLGSPSILVNNATYSVDVDFRSINANILDSHYGVNIRGTCLLTVEFARQIEGKHGGRIINMVSGQDKSPEPGNLAYVATKGAVSTFTKSVALELAPLKITVNAVDPGPTDSGWMNSELKESLLPKFPMGRIGEPRDAAKLIVFLASEESEWITGQIIHSDGGFW, from the coding sequence ATGAAACGATTAATGAATAAGATTGCGATTGTTACTGGCGCAAGTCGAGTAATGGGCATAGGTACTGCAATATGTCGAGAATTAGCCAAAGAAGGCGCAGACATTTTTTTCACCCATTGGTCAAATTATGATCGTCAGATGAAATATTTTAATGATGATGATTCCGTTTGGTCGCAACATCTTATGGAAGAGATCCGCAGCTTTGGAGTACGATGCGAATCAATGGAATTGGATCTTTCGCAATCAGATGCACCGAGGAAACTACTTGATGAAGTTAATGAGAGACTGGGCTCTCCATCAATCCTTGTAAATAATGCAACATATTCCGTTGACGTAGATTTTCGTTCTATAAATGCAAATATCCTTGATTCTCATTATGGTGTTAATATTAGAGGAACCTGTCTTTTAACTGTTGAGTTTGCTCGTCAAATTGAAGGAAAACATGGTGGTCGAATTATTAACATGGTGTCAGGCCAAGACAAATCACCTGAGCCTGGCAATTTGGCTTATGTTGCAACAAAAGGTGCTGTTTCTACTTTTACTAAATCAGTCGCTCTTGAATTAGCGCCACTTAAAATCACGGTTAATGCCGTAGATCCTGGACCAACTGACAGTGGTTGGATGAACAGTGAGTTGAAGGAATCCTTATTACCGAAATTCCCAATGGGTCGAATCGGTGAACCTAGAGATGCTGCAAAGTTAATCGTCTTTTTAGCAAGTGAAGAATCTGAATGGATTACGGGACAAATTATCCATTCAGATGGGGGCTTCTGGTGA